CTAAAAAACTTACAGGTAAGGTGGCATTGGTAACAGGCGGCTCACGCGGTCTAGGAGCAGCGATCGCTAAACGTCTCGCAGACGATGGTGCAACTGTCGCCCTCACCTACACTAGTTCGCCACAAAAAGCCGACGAGGTGGTGCTTGCCATTGAAGCAGCAGGTGGCAAAGCCTTGGCAATACGCGCCGATAGTGCCGACGTTGAAGCGGTGAAAAACGCTGTTGCCGAGACAGTCAAAGTCTTTGGTCGTCTTGACATCCTCGTGAACAATGCGGGGGTCGCCACTTTGGCCCCAATTGACCAATTCTCAATGGATGATTTTGATCGGTTGATCGCAGTTAACGTTAAGGGTGTCTTTGTGGCAACTCAGGAGGCTGTCCGCCACATGGATGAAGGC
This genomic interval from Nostoc sp. KVJ3 contains the following:
- a CDS encoding 3-oxoacyl-ACP reductase family protein, with the protein product MNTKKLTGKVALVTGGSRGLGAAIAKRLADDGATVALTYTSSPQKADEVVLAIEAAGGKALAIRADSADVEAVKNAVAETVKVFGRLDILVNNAGVATLAPIDQFSMDDFDRLIAVNVKGVFVATQEAVRHMDEGGRIVMIGSVNSDIMPFAGGSVYALTKGAIASFTRGLARDLGPRGITVNNIQPGPVDTDMNPAEGPFAETMKSMIALQRYGRSEEVADMVSYLASAEAGFITGASLKIDGGFAA